Within Crassostrea angulata isolate pt1a10 chromosome 2, ASM2561291v2, whole genome shotgun sequence, the genomic segment GCTCTCTCCTTAAACAGTCAATTATACAAACATTAAAGTTTTAGACATATCTGATTGATAATTATGTTGAGCCTCTTTAAGACTTACATGATTTTGTCCAGATATCTGAGAGTGATTTTCCGTGTAATGCAATAATGCGATCTCGTTTGTATCAAATTTCCTTCCTGGATACTTATTACTTActggcattttttttaataggaaaaagaagaaaaaaaaaatatattgcaggCTTTCCATTTCTGCTCgcgtttattattatttttttttggtctaaAATGTATGTAGTGTGAACTCTACAAAATATTCAGATATTGTTGTGTTATGAAAGCATGTTTGAGAGTCAAATGGATTCTTTTATGTATACCACAATGCAAGATTTTCTTTCCTGAGATAGAACGAATGATATGTTtgttttccgggggggggggggggggggtgggggggggagtGGAATAGGGAATAAGAGGTCTATTTTCGATAATAATCTATCTAAtctttttagttttaattttctgtggGAACTCCCTACCCCCTCCCTCTAGGGGGTACATGCTGGTCgaaatatttatgaaacaaaaatgcatgatgGAAGGATTACAGCTAGGAATGCATAAATTACTGAAAACGTTATACGACCACATCTCAATGAACTTGCATGTATCTACATTGTACAATGCCTCTCaacaaatacatataatttttataatgataatcataattatatatgttatgtTATCCTCGAAATCTGCTCTTGATggttaaataattgtatatcaATTGCTCGATCCGTTGCCATGGAACATGTTGCCAATATTATTTATGTcggaatgaaaaaatatatgtattgtgGTTTGTTTTAaagacaaataataaaatatttcttagattgctgttgtttttaatcaaagtactgtaattaaatataaaagaaaatttaagaaaatttagaCATACATACTACAACTTTAAATACTCTAGTATGCATGAAACGTTGATTTTTGAGGGACTGGAATCCAATGCGTTCTTGAATCGAGACACAACAAGCCTAGGACACgtgttaattaaaatttaaatccaTTTATTGTGTCTTATCTTTAACAGAaatccaaaatatatttttttttgtctagtTAAACGACATTTTACCTCGTGCAACGTGACAATTTTAAATTCAGAAACCTGTTTTATCGATCGAAACATTCAACTTGAAAAAAACTACATCTATACCTTGATTTCAACAAGCGCATTGTTCATATTGACAGCTGTTTCTTCGTTTTGCACCTGTGATTTAAGTGCAGTAAAATCGACCCAGTTAAATATACACATTTCAAACAGGTTTGCTGTTGGATGAATGAACACCTATGCCGCGGTCTGGATAGATATACACTAACGTGGTACACATCGATATCAGACAACCCCCACTAATATTTCTTAACGATATATCTTCCATACAGGAAGAGACACTCAGTAAAGGGGGCACCGCGTGTGTAGTAGCTTACACTGAGCATTTTACAGATTTCTTAAGACCTTGTTTAAAGGGGAAAATGACGACCATAACAATCGACGAAACTCTTGGAACGTTCATTTGATGGAATGTCGGGCCGGGCCGGTTGGGCTGTTGCATTTATGTCCCCCGTCAGCGCCGACTCAGCGGTGTGTAAATTTTGCGATGACTTGATATTATGAGGaacattttttaacttgtaTACACATTGAAACGATGTGTAAGTTTGCTTTCAGTTCAACGTTTGAAGGAACAAAATAGGGAGCTATTGATCTCAAGGTAGgtattgtgaaatatttaacaatggaagcttgtacatatatattttatcaccTTCGCTATGACTTGCAAATTCATTATTTGTGTACGTAATGTACCCGTTTTCTAATCACAATGAATAATATCTTTGAAACCGTAATCGAACTTATGTTTAGATTAGAACAAAACTGAGATTACATCGATTAGTTTGAAAACACCTttagtgaatatttttattttcatttctgaaCTCGGTGTGGTGAATTGAAACCATACGAATTGTAAGTggacttaatacatgtacattgatagCTTTAATGGCAGACACTTTATGTGGCGCGACCTAATTTATCCCTATTACGCTCTCGGTTAATGTCGCAAACAAAATTTGCACTAAATATGTATATGAGAGGTGTTTCcatgtaatgcaatataaatgTGGCAAAATGAAACGCTTTTGAAGTTTAACTCTGAGCTATTGCCAAGCACACGCGGACGTTTCCGTACAAGTTGAATGAATCACGGCAGTATCGGGTTCCCTTCCCTCTCTTTATTCCTTCATGTGTCGTTTGGATCATGTTACACAACTTTATAAATGGACTTTGTCGAACAGAAATATTCAAGGTATAATTAACAGGGGACATTTTTTTCTCCGTAGTTTCCTATATAAGCAGGAAATGACCGATTCTctgtatttgtgttttaataGTTTTTCTGCCTTAAAAATTGTCTTCATATAAAACGATACGACAAAATTGAGTTTAATGGTTTAAATTATTTGCATTTATCCTTCCCCTCCCTTGCGACTATCTCAATTTTATTATCCTCTATCCCGCATAATATCGAtaacattcatttgttaaactaatatttataattttcatatgaaATACAAAATTGACTAATCACACTTTTTTAAGGCAAAGTTACAATCTAGGCGAAGTTACAATGTACGAAATGTTAACGTGGCATGCAGTACTATTAAGGCAATAAATAATACCAAATAAAACATTCCTATATCTAATGTTCCTATAAAACgacaattatttatttcaatgctTGAAAAAAGTTTCCGCATttgctaacattttttttcatttttaaaaaggaaatgcTGAGTGAATTCCaaattgaattcaaaattatacatacacgtaaatgatttatatataaatatacattaacATCAACATCCGTTCCAGGTTGAGGTCGGTTTATATAAGTGAGACCCTGAAAACAAAAACGCTGGAATGTCAGGCAAGCTGGATATGAGGGAAGATCACATCAACACGTTCTTCGTGGGCCTGAAGCGCCTTTGGCTGAGCGGGGACCACTCTGACGTCACAATCCAGGTCCAAAACGAGACTTTTCTGTGCCATAAGGCGGTCCTCGCGACAATGTCGTCTTACTTTGACTCCATGTTTGGTTCTGGGATGAAAGAAAGCCTGACCGGTTCTGTCGTGATTGAGGAGATGGAACCGAGGACTTTCAAGAAAGCCATGAACTTTATTTACACAGGGGAAATCGAACTCGAAGTCGAATCGGCCATCGCTCTCTTACAGACATCGGCGTTTCTACAAATCAGAGCGCTGCAGAAATTGTGTGAAACGTATCTCAAACCACACATTGATACTGAGAACTGTATCCATTTGTGGAAGGTGTCCGTTTTAAACAACTGTCGAATCATAAAAGTCGCAGCTTTCAGACACATTCTGGACAACTTCGGAAAAGTGTCCAAGTTGGTTGATTTCTATCACCTGGACCCGAAGGAGATAATTGAAATCATAAGGCAAGAAAACTTGAATGTCGCATCCGAGGAAGATTTGTgtaacattatattttattggttggaccaaaacaaaaaacatgcaGATCATATGTGTGAATTTTTACAAGAAGTAAGACTTGCGTTCGTTAGGACAGAATACCTCGTCAAATTGGAGAGAAAGCCAGAAATTGCCAAAGATCCTAATTGTCTAGATCTTATCAATATTGTAAAAGACTACCACCTTCTCCCAGCCCGGCAGCACGAAATGGCAACAAAGGTTGCACGGGTACGCGCAACATCTAGTTTAGAAAACGTGCTGGTGGTTCTGGGAGGTTGCGAGGCAACAAAGCCACCTTACACGCGCTCCACATCCACGTACTGTTACAGTTTCAGACAACAGACTTGGTTTAAACTGGCTTCTCTTCCTTATGATCCGGGCATCGAGTTTGCCGCTGTGACTTACTGCAATGACATTTACATCACCGGCGGAGGCATGAAGCAAAACAGTTTTATATGGTATAACGTCAATCGGAACGTCTGGTCAGAGTTACCGTCCTTGTTAAATGGCCGACGGAGGCACGCATGCGTAGCTGTCACCGACGGCATTTACGTTCTGGGGGGTTACGATAGTGACCGGGGGGTCGGGAATCAGATGTTGAAAAGCGTGGAGAAATACGTCATCTCCCATCAAAGCTGGGAGCCCGCGGGAGAACTCGTTACGCCTGTGAGCTGTTTTGCCGCGATTTAccgaaatgaaaacatttacacTTTCGGCGGCGAGGAGAATAGCCGAATGGATACGTCTGTTATACAGTGTTATAACGTCAACACTAAGACCTGTGTGATTCTGACGGTCAAGATACCAATGGCGTGTAAACTGACTCGATCTTGTGTGTTCAACGATCGAATGTTTCTCGTTCTGTACGACGGTCGAGTGATCGAATATTTCGAAGAGAGCGAGGATTCGAGGGCGGCGTGCAAGTTCGTTGCGCGGTTCGAGAATTTTCAGAGGACGCATTTCGGCGTCGTGGAACAAAACAAGGGAGTGGTTATTATTGGCGGGGTGATAGAGAACACCAAGCCCTGTAACGACTTCCTGCAGTGTGACACAGATACCATGGAGTGCCGTACCCTGGGGGACGTGCTTTTCACCCCGCGGTTAGTGGACGGCTGTGTGAAAATTAATATACCCAAAGACCATCTAGTTCCCCTGAAAGCGGACTCGGCCTGCTAAttgcagattttatttttgtgtgCATGGTGGGAAATAAGATTGCAATATTGCATTTCCTCACTTCCGGATCCGGTGATTCACGTGATTGTGGTTTTTCTAATCAGACTCGACACGTGTTGCCTAAGTGGGATCTCTCAACATTATTCACCGGCGTCCGTTATAAAGGGATTCAATCTTGAGAACGATTTTATAATTAAGAGTGGTGGTAAGGACAATGTACTTGTGACGGTGTGGGACATATTATTAATATCAAACCGAGACATTAATTAAAGTGCATAGCTTTGTTATTTCTGTTCGAAGTCTTTATAATGAAGATACCTTGTTGCATGCCGTAAACTTTTAATTGTTATCACATATAATATTTACCGTTACCGAGAAGGCGTcagaaataaatatgatttactTTCAtaagcaaatatatatatatagaaagagagagagaaagaaagagagagagagataatgcTCCTCGAATATGAATATGTGTTCATTAAAGCATGAGCATGCAATTATGTGATGTAATTGCATAATGGGATAAAATCTTTAAGAGGTTCTTAAGATATCATTTTGCAGTATCGTTTGTAAAGCTTCGATTAAAAACACCTTTACAAAAGAATCAAGGGAGTGGCATTTTGGAATATAAATAAGGAGGAAATCcataggaaaaaaaatgtaaaacaaaaccaTCAACTTATTTCTCAACATGACTaatatttgttgattttatcTAGATGCTTAAAATACTTGATATTTTACGTAATATTTTGTTCTGTTTAAAACAGAATATGTGTACTGTCTTTCACGCTAGAATACCAggttttaatttgtaataacgCGAAGAGTTCTTTGAAAACgtgataaatattttaatgatgcaACTATgtctgaaagagagagagagagagagagagagagagagagagagagagagagagagagagagaatgaacaTACAATGCTAATTTACCCACATCTTTATTCTTAACAATTTAACAAACATAAAACGATGCAGTTTCTCCACATTATATGCTTATTACTCTCTTCAAAACTGCTTTCTGCTTAGCTTCTTTTCGGGTTCTCTCTAATTTCTTGGCAAACTTTCGGATGAACTCGCGTCTGCTTTTGGatgattttcctttttttccacGTCTCGGTTTCTTTTTACTCTTATTTCGTATTAATTTTCGAATTTTTACTTGAGAGACTTTTAAAGTCGGGAATTTTGACCCTTTTCTTAAATAGTTCCGCTTGAACTGTTTCTTTAGTCGATGTTTCTTAGCAACCAGTGTAATATGAGGAATTTTTGGCGTTCCGTTCCGTTTGGGTACATAAGCAGGGTACGGGAGCTTCCGAGAGTGTGCGCTGATGCTCCTAAACGTAGAAAATCGATTGCCCGTGTACCGCGGATAGTTAGTGAACTTTTTGTAAAACCTATACGGAGATCTTGGGTACTTGTTGAGCCCTGAATAATACCCGGTATAGGCGCTGAATGGCGAATATATTCTCTGAACCGGCCACACAAGCTTGCGGCCGATTGCGTTATATCTCCGTGGCTTCGGTGCTTTTGGCAGTCCTCGGTAATATGTGATTTTGCTGTAAGTTTTATACAAGCCCCTGTACCAGCCTCTGTCTTTCAATCTACCCATGACTTGCCCCTGATACAAACTCTTGTTTCCTTCATACCGGTCACTTAGAGCCCTCCCTCCATAGTTTTTACGTAAGGTTCCGGAGAAATGTTTGGACCAGTACTTTCCCTTGAAAACACCGCCATGGAATTTCCCGACCACTTCTCCGTTAGTTGTTTTGGACTTCCCGTGGAAAGGGATGGTACCTTGTGGTATGTAGTGAGTGTGTGGATAGAGTGTTTTGGGTTCATAGACACGTCTTATTAGAAGGGGAGTGCGGGACAAAATGGTCGGCAGTTCGCTGTTCTGAAAACAAATGATGTAAAGTTCATTACATTCTTAAATTATCatcatataatttaataaaacttttaagcaattctaaaaaaaaaaaaaatgaaataacgtaattttatctttaataatgCGTGTTTAAAAACATGACCTATACACTGAAGGAAAGCTGTGGAATAAATAGAAAGATCTTGCAGGATCGGTAAACTTTGGGAAATTTTGCCCTTTGAAATGAAACACTAAAGTTTTAATGATTTGTACTTGacaatgtgttttatttacaaGTGAAAAACATCAACTCGAATTGAATCGCTAAATTATCTGTAACAAAAGGAAACGATTGTTTGAGAGCAGTTTATCAGCATTGTACTGTTAATCGACCTTGTCAGTTTCCCATGGTGCACGTGAATACATATGTAACAGAATATTACAAGTATATATAAAGTATCATACACTCATTAAATGTATTGATGCGACTGTCAAACAATCAAGGAAGAGATGTTTTTGGAATTCCAGTTTCATTACTATGTTATgcaagaaaaactttttttgcTCTAAACATtgactttctttttttaaacagcttAGACCTGGTTTTCGTTTGTCTTTAACCATGTTTGTTGTTCTTCTTTTTCATTATCGACTATTggttttattaaggtcttccgttggaaacggaagacctttctattattgtgcgggttaagatttttcttattagggtcttccgtttccgacggaagaccctcttgttattctattgtttcttttccttattagggtcttccgttttcaacggaagaccctcttgtttttcttcggtttctttttattattattttttttctttttcttttttttctgactccttttcgacttcataactcaaaaagtattcaacctatttaaaggaaactttcagggattatgtgcaattataatgcctcaaagatgttaaagtttccataacaacgtcatttccgttttgacgttacgtcatttttaaactttaaaaaaagtcattttgtccgcgacatttctcaaaaatgctttaagatagagtcttgaaattttctgtggttatgacattggcaatttacatgtgcaataaggctggaaataaaaatccgtcacttccggtcaaaaccggaagtgaaacaaatttttcgaaaaaatgaattttctgatcaaatcaaaaatgaatatgtgttttatagagcttattaagctgaatctaacactgaaatccgttttaaaatcggacaatgcattaaagagatatcggggttaaaaaattgatttttccggaaattttgtttccgcgtccttggtttaaaaaatagtgtaatgttcaaagtaaagttaactcttaccaaaaataattgttaagtcgtacttgaacacattcggattttttttttgttaagggttttgttaagtcgtacttaaaaacattcggattttgttaagtcgtaccaggaatatttcgattttttcatctttttattttagttactcttgttattggttcaagagctctgcttcttacaggaacttccagctttactttcgacattaacggaagacccactcgttgctttgcaacgagctttgctctagttattattttattttttattttttttctgacttttttcgaacgctatttctcgtgaactactccaccgatttgcatgaaatttacaggacGCATTGAGCATTAAAAGaacttgatatttaaaaaaacctcgctgatgacgtcacttccggtttgagattttgaggatttagtgaatttttaaggaccattttgtccacgtaacttctcaaaaactacttgCGATAGaaacgtgaaactttcagggatagtagatgaatgtctgtagatgatcctatttattgtacattttgaaaaatgcgcaaggcggcgaagctcgcccgagctcaaaaattggcaccaatttttttcacgaaattttcgcacattttcggccctagcttttaatctgtaaatattttgttaagacatgtaatgcaaaagttgttcagatTATCTGGATCTTTTGTTTGATTTCagtaaaaaggggctggcccctcaagtTAGGGGCCacgagggctctaaagtatttttgcaataactctttactgaaaaatatgttgttatcaattatagaactaaaaatgttcattgtacatctgtttatctaaaCAGTACCAtgcctaagtcatatgttacgtaactAGGGgctttaaggggccagaagtccgaAACTTTGATCtataatatctagaaaaggagaaatattttgataagcattgtagtacaaaaaatgcttagaataatgttcttaacaatatgctaccaaaataatttttgttggtaGCCCCATTAAGGatttaaagggtcggcccctaaattacatttgttcagatatctttagaacggtcaacaatttcttaacacttgttgaacaaaatgtgtttatatttacaagaccttttatttgatatcaagaaaagggggctTACCCCTccaataaggggccaagagggctgtaaagtctttttacaataactctttactgaaaaataatttgttatcaattatagaaccaaaaatgttcattgtacatctgtttatctatacggtaccatacctatgtcatatgatacgtaattaagggtttcaaGGGACCAGATGTCCAAAACTTTGGTCTTTAATATATGGAAAGGGGgtcatattttgaaaagcattgtagaagaaaagttgctcaaaaatgttcttaacgatatgcgatctaaaacatttttgtcggtggccctggtaaggagtttaatggtcggcccctaaaacacaattgttcagatatctctagaacggtcaacaattcgtgaatacttgttgaacaaaatatgtttatatttacaagacctttcatttgatatcaagaaaaaggggctgacctctcaaataaggggccaaaagggccacaaagtcttcataataacttatttttgggcgataatttgttattaatcataacGCAGGAAATAAGagtttattattcataatttaaaactgaaatcctttctaaaatcggatgatgcaatacagagataaaggggtttaaaaattgatttttccggaaattttgattccacattcttggttaagaaaatagttttatgttcaaagttaaattaactcgtacctaaaattattcgataattgttaaatcgtacttttacacattcggatttgttttgcttattcgtttttgaaatcgataaagtttgttaattcgtacttggaATCAGTAggattttgttaactcgtaccaagaataattcgattttttttgtcttaattGCTTATGTTTGTTGGTTTAAGAaccctgcttcttacaggaacttctagctttacttttgacattaccggaagacccactcgttgctttgcaacgagctttgctctagtttttcttttttttttttgtttcctagacgcgaactttgaggcttcatatcttgctcatttctgaacggtttttgctcaaatttgcagggctaatgtactttacaaaacactatcttaagcaattcataaaatttagaattcccttttcgttaaagagttattccccttttaaaaatttttagggccttttgtttccagacaaaggctccgagactatgatagcagggaatgggaatccaacgaatttgaatagcagagacattgtagtggtgcacatcggtttttgtttttcgaTTACTTTCCTTATttagaaaaaggtagggggtcaaaaaacaggattcaaaaaattgcaaaaatttagacatattttcctttatatcttttaaacgaaaaataatttgttaaaacatgtagaataaaagttgtgcagaacaCCAAGGGCTTttatttgacaccaataaaaaagggctggacccttaaattaagggccaatagcccctaaaagtgtttgctttataactcaaaaacggtaaggattttgatatggttgTTGCtgaaaaagttgtttgttgggatctcataaaggtcgtaacaatattattttgtaagtgatttgtgtagtatgagtgtaaaaagctttacatgttgacatgtacctgttttcatttgacaagtaaACGAAAGTCtatgtgcgtacaactggcataaagttgccgcagaaagtatgctggtttatacaggaggcaataatttattagaatatttttttttgttggagtacatgccttttttttaggagtttaagtcattgttgctaagttcttatagtgcacaatcattaaaaacggcaattggaaaacaaaacattctttttcttttctagtaaaccacaaaatatggaattaaaaaactctatgcattacattttatttatgaactccatgcatttaaaatctaccttgaatcagagctgtgtgtatgtgtaccattacgtaagttctccctcgcccgcggccgagaatatcggtcaccatgctcgcggctggactacctagcggtcagcggttatctaatacacgagagctgtgtctctcatatacatgtatgagtttatttagccgcgaactcaagaattggtttcgttttgattacacataattttttatggattaaacgattgggtgtcaattaagaaatcgttcagttaattaataaaggcaatgtcattctcaatctaaagcaataatagacacagatcaattatgggttttaagtttaaaataaataacttctatttgatagagtatgttcttttcaaatcttcctgggttctgagctgtgcctgtctgtgcgttgtacatgtacctttacgtaatatatccttcgcccacggccgatgagatcagccacggctgcactacctagcggtaattaagcggttatttaatagaCAAGATTCtcacaccgcgacgcacacttacatgcatatgaacgtgtttgagttaatatagccgtaaaaaCGGGAactccatcttgtatttattcaattgaacatttgagtgtaaatgaatattaatgagcgatattactccaaatcgtacaCATCgtaagacataaattaatggttagttaaatttgttaatgtaaaatattttaaacactgtacaaataatgttttaaatcaccccccccccccccccccccccacacacacacacacaaatagtaaAGCTTTAAATGGTGATcgtccctcgcacatggctgaggagaaccggcgcgagtggacaagtaatccgcggtcggttcgtgttcttctacatgtaccttatcacgcgttcatgtttcatattttgcacggacacaactacattttattatgttttcaactagtATATTCGTTTAGGATGAAAagaaagatgaaaagataaattcattaaacttgtacagttgattaagcattgatttatagatagcgtacaaggtagtttaaaaatcaaattataatcaaagttccttgtaacatgtttgcggtaggtgctagcacgataaaaaaaaatgtcctgaattgaggcattcgatgattttttttttaaaattttcacatgaattttaaacaacttaagattagattctatcggtcacatatcgttcgtttctttgtagaagcgaactcattgctgcccccccccccccctcccgtcCCGCTGACAGGAgttcgcgctggatttttttaattgtcaagatctatcgaaaatcatttttggtggcttcttttcatgtgtaacattttgtttcactttcctacccgtttgtttattcggtcagtctgtgtaaattcaatcgccacgtgcgaccgagaatcttgtgtcgcttcagcgcacacagctctgaacatatatagccccaggtcatcaattgttatataattgagtaacagttgacattgtgcttttacataaaataataaataataaaatcatccagaaaaaaagttaccgtaactcaataatcaataccaaaaatccgtatgattgcaaactgaaatcggtttttcagtattcggcgggatttgatttttctgctaacattagtatttttattggtttcagagattacgatgtaaaaacacaaacagtaaatacacctgatattgtttacattgataatgttgaaaaatatttaaaattaaattagtcacattcgtaagataaaaatgttctacgaacaaccgattattttttcctatgtcgtatcattcgtaaataagtatgttctgtacatatatatacatgtacctcagaaaaaaatcaaatgattacacaaaaaagaaagttgtaattagtatttcggaatttttttctgaaagtaatttcacattgtattgaaaagaacaagaaataaaaatgatttaattttttgactcaatattcgtatatattaccggcgcttcgtacatgtgtaacggcgtacagtgtatagattattataatctgttcgaattaaataccatgcgtaaagattcccataataattactagtaattgcatgactgtgtacattgtaggcaaatccctgtgtgttaattacttctaagactctttgttttccgttaacagtggtttaaataattttcagataattaataaattttttgtaatttaaattgtatgcttcatcaaatactgattccgattaccttgaagtcattaattttccattggctattgacaaaaaaaaagagacgcttgacaatccaatgaaaacaaatacacagagtttgattgacaggttcagccaggtgcagaagac encodes:
- the LOC128170836 gene encoding uncharacterized protein LOC128170836; protein product: MASPCISLVPVCILLSISLLPVLSARYVNSELPTILSRTPLLIRRVYEPKTLYPHTHYIPQGTIPFHGKSKTTNGEVVGKFHGGVFKGKYWSKHFSGTLRKNYGGRALSDRYEGNKSLYQGQVMGRLKDRGWYRGLYKTYSKITYYRGLPKAPKPRRYNAIGRKLVWPVQRIYSPFSAYTGYYSGLNKYPRSPYRFYKKFTNYPRYTGNRFSTFRSISAHSRKLPYPAYVPKRNGTPKIPHITLVAKKHRLKKQFKRNYLRKGSKFPTLKVSQVKIRKLIRNKSKKKPRRGKKGKSSKSRREFIRKFAKKLERTRKEAKQKAVLKRVISI
- the LOC128173403 gene encoding kelch-like protein 6; this encodes MSGKLDMREDHINTFFVGLKRLWLSGDHSDVTIQVQNETFLCHKAVLATMSSYFDSMFGSGMKESLTGSVVIEEMEPRTFKKAMNFIYTGEIELEVESAIALLQTSAFLQIRALQKLCETYLKPHIDTENCIHLWKVSVLNNCRIIKVAAFRHILDNFGKVSKLVDFYHLDPKEIIEIIRQENLNVASEEDLCNIIFYWLDQNKKHADHMCEFLQEVRLAFVRTEYLVKLERKPEIAKDPNCLDLINIVKDYHLLPARQHEMATKVARVRATSSLENVLVVLGGCEATKPPYTRSTSTYCYSFRQQTWFKLASLPYDPGIEFAAVTYCNDIYITGGGMKQNSFIWYNVNRNVWSELPSLLNGRRRHACVAVTDGIYVLGGYDSDRGVGNQMLKSVEKYVISHQSWEPAGELVTPVSCFAAIYRNENIYTFGGEENSRMDTSVIQCYNVNTKTCVILTVKIPMACKLTRSCVFNDRMFLVLYDGRVIEYFEESEDSRAACKFVARFENFQRTHFGVVEQNKGVVIIGGVIENTKPCNDFLQCDTDTMECRTLGDVLFTPRLVDGCVKINIPKDHLVPLKADSAC